One Euphorbia lathyris chromosome 1, ddEupLath1.1, whole genome shotgun sequence DNA segment encodes these proteins:
- the LOC136210648 gene encoding geraniol 8-hydroxylase-like — MDLLIISLLSALTFVLALHFLARSSRSTSGRLPPGPIPLPLIGNLLQLGTKPHKSLAKLANIHGPIISLKFGQITTIVISSATLAKETLQTHDLNLSDRTVPDAIRAQDHHQSMEWLPLGPEWRNLRKIANSYIFANQKLDLNSDLRRNKIQQLIADVQESCQGRKAVSIGEVAFRTMLNTLSISICSLDLTDSSSERVREFKEVFRSIMAEVGKPNLSDYFPFLRKIDPLGIRRRTSIYFGKLLTIFDRVIDERIELRKQKGYITGDDVLDILLTLNDEANTSEKLDRESIKHLFLLLFVAGSDTTSSTLAMTELLRNPKTLYKAQTELEQTIGKERLVDELDIARLPYLQAVVKETFRLHPPVPLLLPRKAGADVEMCGFKIPKGAQILVNAWAIGRDGSIWKEANSFVPERFLESDIDVRGRNFELIPFGGGRRICPGLPLAIRMLHIMLGSLINMFDWKIEDGSEIDVLDLDDKFGITLEKAKPLRAIPIPLTQ; from the exons ATGGATCTCCTAATTATCTCTCTCTTATCTGCGTTGACTTTTGTTTTAGCGCTTCATTTCTTAGCAAGATCATCGAGATCAACTTCCGGCAGGCTTCCACCGGGACCAATTCCACTTCCTCTCAtcggaaatctcctccagcttgGTACCAAACCTCACAAATCCCTAGCCAAACTCGCCAATATTCATGGCCCCATAATCAGTTTAAAGTTTGGTCAAATCACCACAATAGTAATTTCATCTGCTACTTTAGCTAAAGAAACTCTTCAAACACACGATCTTAATCTATCTGACCGAACTGTCCCTGATGCTATCCGTGCCCAAGATCACCACCAATCCATGGAATGGTTGCCTTTAGGGCCAGAATGGAGAAATCTTAGAAAGATAGCCAATTCTTACATCTTTGCTAATCAGAAACTTGATCTCAACAGTGACCTCCGCCGCAACAAAATTCAACAACTCATCGCCGATGTTCAAGAAAGTTGCCAGGGAAGAAAGGCTGTAAGTATCGGCGAAGTAGCTTTCAGAACTATGCTGAATACGTTGTCAATTTCTATATGTTCTCTGGATCTGACCGATTCAAGTTCCGAAAGAGTACGAGAGTTTAAGGAGGTTTTCAGGTCGATTATGGCTGAAGTAGGAAAGCCTAATCTATCTGATTATTTCccatttttgagaaaaattgaTCCACTTGGAATACGACGTCGGACGTCAATTTATTTCGGGAAATTACTTACGATTTTCGATCGTGTAATAGATGAACGGATAGAGTTAAGAAAGCAGAAGGGGTATATCACAGGCGATGATGTTCTTGACATTCTTCTAACACTCAATGATGAAGCCAACACCTCCGAGAAATTGGATAGAGAATCCATCAAGCATCTCTTCCTG CTTCTATTTGTTGCTGGAAGTGATACAACTTCGAGTACATTAGCAATGACAGAACTTCTTCGAAATCCGAAAACTTTATATAAAGCACAGACCGAGCTTGAGCAGACAATTGGAAAAGAAAGGTTGGTAGATGAATTAGACATAGCTCGATTGCCATACTTGCAAGCAGTTGTCAAAGAAACATTCAGATTGCACCCGCCGGTTCCATTGTTGCTTCCACGCAAAGCTGGAGCAGATGTGGAAATGTGTGGGTTTAAAATCCCAAAAGGTGCTCAAATTCTAGTTAATGCTTGGGCTATTGGAAGAGATGGTAGCATATGGAAAGAAGCTAATTCATTTGTGCCCGAGAGATTTTTGGAGTCGGATATTGATGTTCGAGGCCGAAATTTCGAGCTTATTCCATTTGGCGGTGGACGAAGAATTTGCCCTGGATTGCCATTAGCAATAAGAATGTTGCACATTATGCTCGGATCACTAATTAACATGTTTGATTGGAAGATTGAAGATGGATCTGAAATAGATGTCCTAGACTTAGATGATAAGTTTGGAATTACTTTGGAGAAAGCTAAACCCTTGCGTGCAATCCCCATCCCACTAACTcagtga
- the LOC136210649 gene encoding nudix hydrolase 14, chloroplastic isoform X2, with translation MSLLALPRRFLLAPSLSLLHPTRQATRPFCLKMSAESPQPLTHSLVLPSQPGQPVQIVAAPGVSDTDFRRAIDSSLFKQWLKNLQCDTGILANGEFSLRRVLVQGVDMFGQRIGFVKFKADIFDQATGSKVPGIVFARGPAVAMLILLDSEGETYVVLTEQVKE, from the exons ATGTCTCTTCTCGCACTCCCTAGACGCTTCCTCTTGGCTCCATCTCTTTCTCTGCTGCATCCAACCCGTCAAGCTACTAGACCATTCTGCCTCAAAATGTCTGCCGAGTCACCGCAGCCCCTCACTCACTCCCTCGTCTTGCCTAGTCAACCCGGCCAACCCGTCCAGATCGTCGCTGCTCCTGGTGTCTCCGATACCGATTTCAG GCGTGCTATTGATTCCTCACTGTTTAAGCAGTGGCTAAAGAACTTGCAATGTGACACTGGGATATTAGCTAATGGCGAGTTTTCATTAAGAAGAGTACTTGTTCAG GGAGTGGATATGTTTGGACAACGCATCGGCTTTGTAAAATTCAAGGCAGATATATTTGATCAGGCAACAGGAAGCAAG GTTCCAGGCATAGTATTTGCAAGAGGACCAGCTGTTGCTATGCTAATTCTTTTGGACTCTGAGGGAGAGACTTATGTGGTTCTTACTGAACAG